Proteins from a genomic interval of Treponema succinifaciens DSM 2489:
- a CDS encoding 1-acyl-sn-glycerol-3-phosphate acyltransferase, protein MEKKTIREAYADFFKALSLNSVAAAKIDSSNVYQLANPKNRKLMDKLVEDNLLPESHLENVENFLDFYNQVKSGKSGLILMEHYSNTDLPALLYMLEHSGNSDLADLSKRTVAIAGMKLNEDNPIVRAFAESFTRVVIYPTRSLTKNEEKAQSEEEAKEEMLKARKINLAAMRAMDDCKKRGEVILVFPSGTRYRSGHPETKRGLREIDSYLRLFDIAICVSINGSILEIQDGKEDMLSDLVGPDKLVFTSSSVIECKKFRSEYLATLPENEPDPKQKMIDKIMDILEVQHENVEKTRLA, encoded by the coding sequence ATGGAAAAGAAGACTATCCGTGAAGCTTATGCTGACTTTTTTAAAGCCCTTTCATTGAATTCTGTTGCCGCTGCTAAAATTGACAGTTCAAATGTTTATCAGCTTGCAAACCCAAAAAATAGAAAACTGATGGATAAACTGGTTGAAGACAATCTTTTGCCAGAAAGCCATTTGGAAAATGTTGAAAATTTTTTGGATTTTTATAATCAGGTGAAATCAGGAAAAAGCGGGCTGATTTTAATGGAGCATTATTCAAACACAGATTTGCCTGCGTTGCTTTATATGCTTGAGCACAGTGGAAATTCTGATTTGGCCGACCTTTCAAAACGGACAGTTGCAATTGCAGGCATGAAGCTGAATGAAGACAATCCAATTGTCCGTGCATTTGCCGAAAGTTTCACGAGAGTTGTAATTTATCCTACTAGAAGCCTCACAAAAAATGAAGAAAAGGCTCAGTCTGAAGAAGAAGCAAAGGAAGAAATGCTCAAGGCAAGAAAAATTAATTTGGCGGCAATGCGAGCAATGGATGACTGCAAAAAACGCGGTGAAGTCATTTTAGTTTTTCCGTCGGGAACAAGATACCGTTCGGGACATCCAGAAACAAAACGCGGATTAAGGGAAATCGACAGCTATCTTCGTTTGTTTGACATTGCGATTTGTGTAAGCATAAACGGTTCGATTCTTGAAATTCAGGATGGAAAAGAAGATATGCTGAGCGATTTGGTTGGTCCGGACAAACTTGTCTTCACTTCAAGTTCTGTTATTGAATGCAAAAAATTCCGCAGTGAGTATCTTGCGACTTTGCCGGAAAACGAACCTGATCCTAAGCAGAAAATGATAGATAAAATCATGGACATTCTTGAAGTTCAGCATGAAAATGTGGAAAAGACACGGCTTGCTTAA
- a CDS encoding peptide ABC transporter substrate-binding protein yields the protein MKKVFAALIFFCLTVFSFAQDLPKQRRVNICASLHSYDMNPHTAAFTAEAQLFTGLYEGLFSYDPVNLAPLPAICSSYKISRDKKRWTFSLRNDAKFSDGTLITAKDVKNSWISLLETANAPFASLLDCIEGASDFRNGKISAQDVRIDARDDFTVVVHLTEPAGHLPKILCHHAFSVVSENKNAYSGAFALESYDGNEILIKKNEFYWDSENVKIPEIKISLSDDYSENSHKFNNGEIDWIMGNAEAAKIIDKSKLLIGTEFGTVYFFFKKQDNVWAKKEFRDALLEAIPYDKLREKFNIKAETFIYPLPGYPEVAGISDYDENDALKMMNEARQKNGIPQEEKLPLIFAATGDGYLSECANILKNAWEPLGVDFKIQTTTFDRYNASIPSWKADLFYYSWIGDFADPLAFLELFRGNSSLNVSGFKNETYDSLLQEASRIDNISERYKLMAQAEQILLDESVLIPVSHPVSAHLVNTDEIGGWKINGLDIHPLKYLYIKLAPFSKVPNLVCY from the coding sequence TTGAAAAAAGTTTTTGCAGCGTTAATATTCTTTTGCCTTACCGTATTTTCTTTTGCACAGGATTTGCCGAAACAGCGCAGAGTAAATATTTGCGCGTCACTTCATTCTTATGACATGAATCCGCATACGGCCGCTTTTACTGCCGAAGCCCAGCTTTTTACCGGTTTGTACGAAGGTCTGTTTTCTTATGATCCTGTGAATCTTGCGCCTTTGCCTGCGATTTGTTCATCATATAAAATTTCGCGTGATAAAAAACGCTGGACATTTTCTTTACGGAATGATGCGAAATTCAGCGACGGAACTTTAATTACTGCAAAAGATGTAAAGAATTCCTGGATTTCACTTTTAGAAACTGCGAACGCTCCGTTTGCTTCGCTTTTGGACTGCATCGAAGGTGCGTCTGATTTCAGGAATGGAAAAATTTCTGCACAGGATGTAAGAATCGATGCGAGAGATGATTTTACAGTTGTTGTTCATTTGACTGAGCCTGCCGGTCATCTTCCGAAAATTTTGTGTCATCATGCTTTTAGTGTTGTAAGTGAAAATAAAAATGCCTATAGCGGAGCTTTTGCGCTTGAATCTTACGATGGAAATGAAATTCTGATTAAGAAAAATGAATTTTACTGGGATTCCGAAAATGTGAAAATTCCTGAAATAAAAATTTCTTTAAGCGATGATTATTCTGAAAATTCCCACAAATTCAATAACGGCGAAATTGACTGGATTATGGGAAATGCCGAAGCTGCAAAAATAATCGACAAGTCAAAACTTTTAATTGGCACAGAATTTGGAACGGTTTATTTTTTCTTTAAAAAACAAGACAATGTCTGGGCAAAAAAAGAATTCCGCGATGCTCTGCTTGAAGCGATTCCTTATGACAAACTGCGCGAAAAATTCAATATAAAGGCTGAAACTTTTATTTATCCTTTGCCGGGCTATCCTGAAGTTGCAGGAATTTCTGATTATGATGAAAATGACGCTTTAAAAATGATGAATGAGGCGCGGCAGAAAAATGGAATTCCGCAGGAAGAAAAACTGCCTTTGATTTTTGCTGCGACTGGCGATGGTTATCTTTCAGAGTGTGCGAATATTTTGAAAAATGCCTGGGAGCCGCTTGGTGTGGATTTTAAAATTCAGACAACGACTTTTGATAGATACAATGCTTCGATTCCGTCCTGGAAAGCCGACTTGTTTTATTATTCTTGGATTGGCGACTTTGCAGACCCTCTGGCGTTTCTTGAGCTTTTCCGCGGAAATTCTTCGCTGAATGTTTCTGGATTTAAAAATGAAACTTACGATTCTCTTTTGCAGGAAGCTTCGCGGATTGACAATATTTCCGAGCGTTACAAACTTATGGCGCAAGCTGAACAAATTCTTTTGGATGAAAGCGTTCTGATTCCTGTTTCGCATCCTGTAAGCGCGCATCTTGTTAATACTGATGAAATTGGCGGCTGGAAAATAAACGGTCTTGATATTCATCCGCTGAAATATCTTTATATAAAGCTAGCTCCGTTTTCAAAAGTTCCGAACTTAGTCTGCTATTAA